The sequence below is a genomic window from Desulfovibrio sp. JC022.
AATCGTGACAACGACCCCATTAAGGAACGTGTGAAAATAAAAGATGTGACTGTCTTCCCGGCCATGAAGGACGGCAAGCTGGTCGGTATCGCCCTTGAAGCCTTTGCTCCCGGTTACTCCGGCGACATCGGCGTTATGGTCGGCTTTGATGTGAATGAAGACGAACTGATCGGCATCGGCATCACTACCCAGACTGAGACCCCCGGTCTCGGTGACAAGGTTATGAAACCTTCCTTTACCGACAAGTTCAAAGGCCACGGTCTTGATTCCATGCAGGTTTCCAAGAAGGGTGGGGACATCG
It includes:
- the rnfG gene encoding RnfABCDGE type electron transport complex subunit G produces the protein MREILHMLVVLSIICATSGAVLVNLKQATKSQIEQQVLTYVQGPALLSVLENRDNDPIKERVKIKDVTVFPAMKDGKLVGIALEAFAPGYSGDIGVMVGFDVNEDELIGIGITTQTETPGLGDKVMKPSFTDKFKGHGLDSMQVSKKGGDIDSIAGATYSSVGTVDAVRKAIEVYQSIKPEITNIWKNS